In the Haloterrigena turkmenica DSM 5511 genome, CGATAACTCCTCCAGTTCCGATTCCAAGTCCTGCTTTTCTGATCGGAGCGAGTCGAGGCTGTCGCGTTCCGTTTCCAGATCGTACCGGATATTCTCGAGCGTCGACCGTTTATCTCGAAGGGTCGAGAGTTTCTCCTCGAGTTCCGCTTTTTCTTCGCGTGTCTGTTCGAGGTCCGCATCGCGAGAGTCGAGTTCGTCTTCTTTTTCGGCGAGTTCAGCCTGAACGTCCTCGATGCGGTCGCGGAGGCTCGTCCGCTCTTCCTCGAGCGACGGCAGTTGCTTCTTCAGCGACTCGATCTCGTCGAGTTCCTGGTCGATCTCGTTGCGCTGCTGGACGAGCCGTTCGATTTCGGCCTGGATCTCGTCGGTGTCGACCGGACGCATGATGATCTCGCGGAGATCGTCGCTATTCGCGACGGCGCGGCGAGCCTCGTTTGATTCCAGTAAGAACGCGAAGAGGTCTGCGAGCGTCGAATCCTCGAGGTACGGTTCACCACTGGCGGTGATCTGGCCGTTTACGCGTTTGAGTGTTCGATGATATGTGTCATCCCCCACATTCATTTCGACGGTCGCTTCATCCGCATCTCCCTTGACCGAAACGTCGTCGCTTCCGAAGGCTGCCATTACGGCCTGAAGCAGGGACGTTCGGTTTGTCGCGTTTCGACCGACGAGGAGCGTCACACCGGGGGAAAACGTCACCGAGGTGTCATCGATACCACCGATATTCTCGACAGTTAGTTGAACCTTATTTTTAGATCGTTCAATACTCATCATCAGTATATATCGCATCTCTTCGGATAAACCCTACGGTTGATTTTTCAAGGCGGGATACGATCAATGACCGCATCGGCGGGGGTTTCGCGTGCGAGTGTTGGTCTATCGCTTACATTCACAACCTTCCCGATCAAGAACCTCTATCGCGTCAAATTGTCGGCCGCAGTCCTCACAGAAGACGTTGATATCGACCGTTATCTCGTGGGAGCCCAGTGTTATCTCGTCGTTTTTCACCAACCCCTCGAGTTTCGTCTCGGTTACCAGCATCGTTCGGTTTCGAAGTTGTTGAATGCTTTCTCTGTCCCGCTCGATCGGGTCTCGGCTCGGATTGTATTCGGCGTTCCGATCGTCTTTCAGGAACGACCGAATCGCCTGATACGAAACGAAATCGGACTGAAGCGTCTCAACGTCGATTCCCTCGCGCTCGAGCCGCCGCCTGATCCGCGTTCGATCGGCGGACGTTCCCTTTTCGCCCTGTAGCCGAAGATAGACGTCGTCCACGTCGGCGCTGAGAGGCGTCATCTCCGACTCATCGATTGCGGATCGAAGGATTCGCTTGTTGAACATTTCGGCCAACTCTCGCAGACTCCGTCGTTCGTCTCCGGACGCGGTCCACAACTGCTCAAACTCGTCGCCGGTCCCTTCGAGATTGTATTTCTCGATGAGTTTCGCCACCTTCGTCCGAAACTCCGTTTCGTTCTCGTCTGAATTCATACGAAGACGACTGCGGCCGAAGAATATTAGCCTTTCCATCGATTTGACTGCTAAACACGCGCGCTTTGTCGCAGCATTATCAGTCAGTAACACAGGGGATAACAGTAGTACTGTTGTTATACCTCCTCGTTCGGAAGTATCGAACGCGATTGACCCGTGCGGGCAGAATAAGAAGGTGAGAACAACGCGGAAAAGACGGTATGCTGCTGTGTTAACTATGACGGTAATACCGGCCGTGAAATTCAGCGAGAGAAGAAGATATCCTGATTAAAAACTCTCAAATGGAGTATTTAGCCTGTTTCAGCGGCTATAGAACGGTTACGGATATACCGAATGAAAAATCCCGAATTAGCCGTATATTTCTCAACGAGAGTCTGGTATTTTCTATGGATCCCGATTGAATTGCGGTTTAGCTATATATCCGGTAATAACGAACTATCTCTGGGACGCTATATCATACCACGATCATCAGTAGCACGGGGAATATCGTCCTTGTTCCGTCTCGCTTCGTTTCGAGAACAGTGCGGACGCGCGAGAACGATCACCGTAGTTCAGAATCACCGGACAGATTTATTATCGTACGATGCGAAAGTACTGATAACACATGTCAGAGGATGTTCCGGTGAAGACGGCGAAAAAGACGCTCGAACTGATCGAGATGATCGGAGCGCTCGACGGAGCGACCTTCGCCGACGTGATGAACGAGATGTCGATGCCGAAGAGCACGGCTCACGATTACCTGCAGACGCTTCTCGAACTCGGCTACATTATCGAAGAAAACGGTCAGTACTACCTCGCGACGAAATTCATGGAGCTCGGCGAGAAGCGGCGTAGACGGATGAAGATCTACCGCTCTGCACGTCCACAGATCCGGAAGTTAGCCGAGGAAACCGGTGAACACGCCAGTTTGATGATCGAAGAGAACGGGCTCGGTGTCTTACTCGACACTGCAGTCGGAGAGCACGCGTTACAGCTCGAGGTGTTCCCCGGTCAGCGGCTGCCGCTCACGACGATGGCTCCCGGGAAGGTGATTCTCGCGTACCTGCCCGACGAGTACGTCGAAACGATCCTCGACGAACACGGCACCCCGTCTCCCACCGAGAACTCGATCACCGACCGCGACCGGCTCTACGAGGAACTCGAGTCCATTCGCGAGCAAGGGTATGCGACGGACCACGAAGAGCGGATCGAAGGGGTCCGCTCGATCGGGGTTCCCATCATCTGCGGCGGCACGGTCCGCGGCGCGATCAGCATCGGCGGTCCCGTCCAGCGGCTCACTGACGACCGAATGGCCGACGAACTGCCGACGATGCTCCTCGAGACGGCTAACGTCATCGAAGTCAACTACACGCACTCCTGATCGGTCGTCGCTGCTGGGTTCCCGGGATCGAGCTCGGATCGGCGGCTCTAACCGATTCATCCGTGCCACCGGTACTATTAAGCGGTACAGACTCGATCGTTTTCGTAGTCGTTCAATACGTGATAGCACTATGGTAGTAAGCGACGGGAAGATCATCGACGTCTGGTGTAACGTCTTCACCACCGAGGGAACGGAACTGTACTACGAGTCGCAGGCCCAGCAGGTCGCGGCGCGAATCTTCGGGAAGGACGATATGTACGATCCCGAACAGGGAATGTCGGCGGACGAGTTCGTCTCGAAGATGGACGAGCACGGTATCGATCAAGTGTTCGTTCCGGCGCTCAAGTTCGGGAACCCGGACGGCGGCATGGAAATCGACGTCCCCCACGAGATGGTCGCGGAGCTCGCGTCACAGCATCCCGACCGGATCAAGGGAATGGCGGGCATCAACCCGCGAGAGGGGATGGACGGCGTCGCGACGCTCGAGGAGTACGTCGAAGACTACGGATTCGTCGCCGCACTCCTGGAGCCCTACGGCTGGGACCGGCCGATCAACCACCGGCAGTACTACCCCTTCTACGCCAAGTGCGCCGAGCTGGGGGTGCCGGTGATGATGCAGGTCGGCCACTCCGCGATGAAGATGCCGAGCAAGATGGGGAAGCCGCTCCTCCTCGACGACATCGCGCTCGACTTCCCCGAACTCGACATCGTCGGCGGACACACCGGCTGGCCGTGGTCGAAGGAACTCGAGGCGCTCGCGTGGAAACACGACAACCTCTATCTCGGCGCGACCGCCCACGCGCCGAAGTACTGGGAGGAAAACGTTGTGAACTTCATCAAATCGCGGGGCCGCGACAAGGTCGTCTTCGGCACGGACTACCCTGTCCTCGACTATCCGGAAACGCTCGAGCAGATCGACGAGATGGGGCTCGATCCGGCGGTCGAACGGAAACTGCTCTACGAGAACGCTCGGGATCTGTTCGGCGTATAGCCATCCGATCCATCGTTCGACCGCCAGGGACGGCGCTCCGCGACCGAGCCGCGATTCGAGCGCGAACCGTTTGAGACCGTACTCGTGTATACTCTGCAAGAGGTCGTGACCAAGCGGGATATTTATAATCTTTCTCGATGAGCCTACGCACGGGCGATGTATTCGAAAATCAATATAGAGGATGCCGAGTGGAAGACAAGACCAGGCGAACCTGCAGTCAAGACGCTCGGTCATGAACTCAAAGTCAACGACGAACCGCGTCCGAATAAGATGCGATTCAACTACTTCCACTACAACGAGGGGGAAGTAGTGCGACGACACAAGCAGAAAGAACAAGAGGAACTGTTCTACATCGAACGAGGACGTGGGGTAATGGAGGTCGGCGGCGACGAATTCCCGTACGAAGAGGGAGACGTGATCGTTGTCGACGAAGGTCCGTGGCGTCAGATCACCGCTCACGAGGAAACGCGCATCTTCGCGGTAGGCGCGCCGAACGTTCGTGACGACGCAGTGTTCGAGAACGAACTCGACGAAGCCGAGTAATCGGTCGGACCGACGCGAACCAATGGCGATCGCTCGCGCTCAGAACGAGGGGAGCACGTCTTCACCGAGGCGTCGGATCTGCTCTAATTGTTCGTCGACGTCCGTAGTATAGAAGTCGACGATGACTCGCGTCGCTCCGGCCGCAGCGTAGGACTCGAGGTCGTCGATGATTTCGTCCGCCGATCCGGAGAGGATCC is a window encoding:
- a CDS encoding amidohydrolase family protein, which produces MVVSDGKIIDVWCNVFTTEGTELYYESQAQQVAARIFGKDDMYDPEQGMSADEFVSKMDEHGIDQVFVPALKFGNPDGGMEIDVPHEMVAELASQHPDRIKGMAGINPREGMDGVATLEEYVEDYGFVAALLEPYGWDRPINHRQYYPFYAKCAELGVPVMMQVGHSAMKMPSKMGKPLLLDDIALDFPELDIVGGHTGWPWSKELEALAWKHDNLYLGATAHAPKYWEENVVNFIKSRGRDKVVFGTDYPVLDYPETLEQIDEMGLDPAVERKLLYENARDLFGV
- a CDS encoding cupin domain-containing protein — translated: MYSKINIEDAEWKTRPGEPAVKTLGHELKVNDEPRPNKMRFNYFHYNEGEVVRRHKQKEQEELFYIERGRGVMEVGGDEFPYEEGDVIVVDEGPWRQITAHEETRIFAVGAPNVRDDAVFENELDEAE
- the rdfA gene encoding rod-determining factor RdfA: MNSDENETEFRTKVAKLIEKYNLEGTGDEFEQLWTASGDERRSLRELAEMFNKRILRSAIDESEMTPLSADVDDVYLRLQGEKGTSADRTRIRRRLEREGIDVETLQSDFVSYQAIRSFLKDDRNAEYNPSRDPIERDRESIQQLRNRTMLVTETKLEGLVKNDEITLGSHEITVDINVFCEDCGRQFDAIEVLDREGCECKR
- a CDS encoding IclR family transcriptional regulator, yielding MSEDVPVKTAKKTLELIEMIGALDGATFADVMNEMSMPKSTAHDYLQTLLELGYIIEENGQYYLATKFMELGEKRRRRMKIYRSARPQIRKLAEETGEHASLMIEENGLGVLLDTAVGEHALQLEVFPGQRLPLTTMAPGKVILAYLPDEYVETILDEHGTPSPTENSITDRDRLYEELESIREQGYATDHEERIEGVRSIGVPIICGGTVRGAISIGGPVQRLTDDRMADELPTMLLETANVIEVNYTHS